Proteins encoded within one genomic window of Dyadobacter chenhuakuii:
- a CDS encoding acyltransferase: MQLSRDLKNKVLQLLYCWRYPRDIVYSLLKIGYWSSTWRLYGTPVIFVHPKAKLKIGKNWISCSDPKYNSLGVNQKVTIKAIKPLAYISIGDDVGMSGVSISCFEQVTIGSRTLLGSGCVITDNDAHSIHPDFRTDPRYVPSKPVYIGENVFIGARAIILKGVTIGEGAVVGAGAVVVRDVPAMAIVGGNPAKVIGDVRDPKFNPEPPAVVG; this comes from the coding sequence ATGCAACTTTCAAGAGATCTGAAAAACAAAGTATTACAGCTCCTTTATTGTTGGAGATACCCTAGGGATATTGTCTATTCGTTGCTTAAAATAGGTTATTGGAGCTCTACGTGGCGCCTTTATGGAACCCCCGTTATTTTTGTTCACCCAAAGGCAAAGCTAAAAATTGGAAAAAACTGGATTTCATGCAGTGATCCAAAGTACAATTCTCTTGGTGTGAATCAGAAAGTCACAATCAAAGCAATCAAGCCGCTTGCTTATATAAGTATTGGTGACGATGTCGGGATGTCAGGGGTAAGTATATCCTGCTTTGAACAAGTAACTATTGGAAGTAGAACACTGTTAGGAAGTGGGTGCGTCATAACCGACAATGACGCTCATTCTATACATCCTGATTTTAGGACAGACCCAAGATATGTGCCAAGTAAGCCAGTTTACATTGGTGAAAATGTGTTTATCGGTGCTCGTGCAATTATATTGAAAGGAGTGACTATAGGTGAAGGTGCAGTTGTTGGTGCCGGTGCGGTAGTAGTTCGGGACGTGCCGGCTATGGCTATTGTAGGCGGTAACCCCGCGAAAGTGATTGGAGATGTTCGCGATCCAAAGTTTAACCCTGAACCTCCCGCTGTTGTAGGCTGA
- a CDS encoding glycosyltransferase, giving the protein MARNKNGIKSMMSDPRRKILYVHHSGNLGGAPRSLSFLIDKVDKEKYDVSLLCIANGPGLDVFKNMPINIILNEKIFPFHGSTVSGMTLKLFLNNFVRIPQSFIQTIKVIKEVNPSLIHLNSSSLFIVAMAAKFLNIKIKTVCHIREPLLKYSISALLIKYFCYFFVDYFIAIDSYSGASMKVRDNMKIIYNAVNFEQYNPLINANLIREELSLPCKSVLFLYLARYSSSNGTKLLVKAAKKLTAKYPNFHFVLAGLKDNAKDRYTLDVVESVKDNGQIHLFPFRSDVPQLIASSDIMVVPFKEPHFARSIVEACAIAKPSIGANVGGVNELIIDKKTGLLYNTLDELCICCEKLGTDVKLRKEMGNEARKIAVERFDNAVNSRRVFNIYDELI; this is encoded by the coding sequence GTGGCAAGAAATAAAAACGGTATTAAATCAATGATGTCCGATCCCAGGAGAAAAATTCTTTACGTCCACCATAGTGGAAATCTCGGAGGTGCCCCTAGGAGCTTATCCTTCTTGATTGACAAAGTGGATAAAGAGAAATATGATGTTTCGCTGCTATGTATTGCAAACGGGCCAGGACTGGACGTTTTTAAAAATATGCCCATTAACATTATTTTAAACGAGAAAATTTTCCCCTTTCACGGTTCTACAGTTAGTGGAATGACGCTTAAATTGTTTTTAAATAATTTTGTACGAATCCCGCAATCTTTTATCCAGACGATTAAGGTAATTAAAGAAGTTAACCCTAGCCTAATTCATCTGAACTCTTCCTCTCTTTTTATTGTGGCAATGGCTGCAAAATTCTTAAATATAAAAATAAAAACTGTTTGCCATATTAGGGAACCACTTCTAAAATATTCAATTTCCGCATTGTTGATTAAGTATTTTTGCTATTTTTTTGTCGACTATTTTATTGCGATTGACTCCTATTCAGGTGCTAGCATGAAAGTTAGAGACAACATGAAAATCATTTATAATGCTGTAAATTTTGAACAGTATAACCCATTAATTAACGCTAACCTGATAAGAGAGGAGTTAAGTCTGCCTTGTAAATCAGTCTTATTCTTATATCTCGCCCGATACAGTTCCAGCAATGGAACCAAATTACTGGTTAAAGCTGCAAAAAAGCTAACTGCAAAATATCCGAATTTTCATTTTGTATTGGCAGGTTTAAAAGATAACGCAAAAGACAGGTACACCCTTGATGTAGTGGAAAGTGTAAAAGACAATGGCCAGATACATTTATTTCCATTTCGAAGTGATGTACCTCAGCTCATCGCGTCTAGTGACATAATGGTGGTGCCGTTTAAGGAGCCACACTTTGCCCGCTCCATTGTGGAAGCATGTGCCATTGCCAAGCCAAGCATTGGAGCGAACGTTGGAGGGGTGAATGAATTAATTATTGACAAGAAAACTGGCTTGCTGTATAATACGTTGGACGAACTTTGTATCTGTTGTGAAAAGCTTGGAACAGATGTAAAATTAAGGAAGGAAATGGGTAATGAGGCCAGAAAAATAGCTGTCGAAAGATTTGATAATGCGGTAAACTCAAGGAGAGTTTTTAATATCTATGATGAGCTAATCTAA
- a CDS encoding polysaccharide pyruvyl transferase family protein, which translates to MNILITGANFSNKGAQLMLESLVFSVGKFIPNTTIVVSPLLGNDDKLKKLGIEKLNYPLYHYGNGKNFDYLLKYPWFFSLLLKLKGKVAKGTIELRDIDAVFDISGFAFGDKWGSLPLYNLAVFARKMKSQGTKFILFPQAFGSFEKSGMKESITRVVSEVDLLIARDRQSYTYITDTVKTEQSNIKLYQDITLTFYKKIAIEDGQINLPFVAIVPNERMLDKASASWTNSYVDTMANAIDFILKKSDLNVLLLIHAQGTSGDAKVGKDIVAKLDSSLSKRVTFFVEEDPVRLKSIIAKAEFMIGSRFHALASALSSNVPSIGTSWLHKYEMLFEDYGLKEFSFLEPSDLILSKIEALLDHETNNKIRKQLTEINSTLASSSERMWQEIKTVLNQ; encoded by the coding sequence ATGAACATTTTAATAACCGGAGCTAATTTCAGTAATAAAGGTGCTCAACTGATGCTTGAAAGTCTTGTCTTTTCGGTCGGAAAGTTCATACCTAATACAACCATAGTAGTAAGTCCGTTACTAGGAAATGATGATAAGCTCAAGAAGCTTGGAATAGAAAAGCTTAATTATCCATTATATCATTATGGTAATGGGAAGAATTTCGACTATTTGCTAAAATATCCATGGTTTTTTTCTCTGCTGCTGAAACTGAAAGGAAAGGTTGCAAAAGGGACTATTGAATTGCGGGACATTGATGCTGTTTTTGACATCTCCGGATTTGCGTTCGGTGATAAGTGGGGTTCGTTGCCTTTGTACAATTTGGCAGTATTCGCACGTAAGATGAAAAGCCAAGGAACTAAGTTTATCCTGTTTCCCCAGGCCTTTGGATCTTTCGAGAAAAGCGGAATGAAAGAGTCTATTACCAGAGTTGTTAGTGAGGTAGATTTGTTGATTGCAAGAGACAGACAATCTTATACTTATATTACCGATACCGTAAAAACTGAGCAAAGTAATATCAAGTTATATCAAGATATCACATTAACTTTTTACAAAAAGATAGCAATAGAAGATGGGCAAATCAACTTGCCTTTTGTTGCGATAGTACCTAATGAGCGAATGCTTGATAAGGCATCCGCAAGTTGGACAAACAGTTACGTCGACACTATGGCTAATGCCATTGACTTTATATTAAAGAAGAGCGATTTGAACGTACTCTTGTTGATACATGCACAAGGTACTAGTGGTGATGCAAAGGTAGGCAAGGATATTGTTGCAAAATTAGATAGCTCGTTGAGCAAACGGGTGACGTTTTTTGTAGAAGAGGATCCCGTTCGACTTAAATCAATAATTGCTAAGGCAGAATTTATGATCGGATCACGTTTTCATGCTCTTGCATCAGCACTATCATCAAATGTTCCTTCTATTGGTACTTCCTGGCTTCACAAGTATGAAATGTTGTTTGAAGACTATGGCTTAAAAGAATTTAGTTTTCTGGAGCCAAGTGATTTAATATTGTCAAAAATTGAAGCATTGCTTGATCACGAAACAAACAATAAAATCAGGAAACAGCTCACAGAAATTAATTCAACGCTTGCTTCTTCCAGCGAACGTATGTGGCAAGAAATAAAAACGGTATTAAATCAATGA
- a CDS encoding nitroreductase family protein has translation MIKKVKSITKALTSFAMSKSTSIWQFKTLHQLRFKFAALKHGIELNTSGQSTLFNLRRNIHRLEKGLSYPVAKEVFAEDYIVETIQFLKSAISKDVIDDDTLNWAISVLKLYFKTVKLSDKLKLIKNDFEQISSSFDYVNSVPYHSSTRPPITVNYEDLLSLSVRRRSVRYFHPEPVDIELVRKAYEIAKYAPSACNRQAFQFLFYNEKTIVDKLAAIPGGVSGYSLPSIMVVLGRYDGYFDVRDINAPVIDSSLSIMSFLYAAETLGMGTVCINWPNLPDREAQLRKVLNIDKSEIVVMMIGLGYPLDDGKIPFSAKRPNKSALLFNERKKLSE, from the coding sequence ATGATAAAAAAAGTCAAAAGTATAACAAAAGCACTTACTTCATTTGCAATGAGTAAGTCAACAAGCATTTGGCAGTTTAAGACTTTACACCAGTTACGATTTAAATTTGCTGCTTTAAAGCATGGAATTGAATTAAATACTAGTGGACAGTCGACTCTTTTCAACCTAAGAAGAAACATTCACCGACTGGAAAAAGGTTTGTCTTACCCGGTTGCAAAAGAGGTGTTTGCCGAAGACTACATTGTAGAAACAATACAGTTTTTAAAATCAGCTATCTCGAAGGATGTAATTGATGACGATACCTTAAATTGGGCTATATCTGTCTTGAAGCTTTACTTCAAAACCGTCAAGCTAAGTGACAAATTAAAACTGATCAAAAACGATTTTGAGCAAATATCAAGTTCTTTTGACTACGTCAATTCAGTACCATACCATTCATCGACCCGCCCGCCAATAACTGTCAACTATGAAGATCTTCTTAGTCTTTCAGTCCGCAGAAGGAGTGTTCGGTACTTTCATCCGGAACCTGTTGATATCGAGTTAGTGCGGAAAGCTTACGAGATTGCTAAATACGCCCCTAGTGCCTGTAATCGTCAGGCGTTCCAGTTTCTGTTCTACAACGAAAAAACTATTGTTGATAAACTCGCTGCGATACCGGGTGGGGTGTCTGGATATTCTCTGCCGTCAATAATGGTCGTTCTAGGGCGGTATGACGGATATTTTGACGTGCGAGACATCAATGCTCCGGTTATCGACTCAAGCTTGAGTATTATGAGCTTTTTATATGCCGCGGAAACTCTAGGTATGGGGACAGTTTGCATTAACTGGCCAAACCTCCCTGACAGAGAGGCTCAGTTGAGGAAGGTTTTAAATATTGATAAAAGCGAGATAGTTGTTATGATGATTGGCTTGGGATATCCACTCGATGATGGTAAAATACCTTTTTCAGCTAAGCGTCCAAACAAATCGGCCTTACTTTTTAACGAACGTAAAAAATTATCTGAATGA
- a CDS encoding lipopolysaccharide biosynthesis protein, with protein MSNSKSQVIKGVFWSGLQLVINQSLTFAIRLVLAKILFPEQFGVVGMATVFTGFVQVLNDIGIGAALIQRKDQNLRNAHFHTAFWTGVLWSTSLYLLISFGLSGFVASYYNEPIIKDLIPVLSLGILSSPINLVHKAQLTKQMNFKKMAFIDNIANVTSGVISLILAFAGFGIWSLAFNSVASIVIAMPLYFWATKWTPKFIWETLAFKEIFGFGMLTTLTSIVNYIIGNIDYLIIGKLLNATLLGSYTLAFVLTDTFRNRLTTVMNTVLYPLYGKKQNDSSAVKRYYLKVIEYNCIIIYPIMLYFVVFSGPFIYQVFGSKWVDTIDPLKILAGSVLFSMMVNSNTVLIRGLGFAKLELQLQIVKALIFLPSLAFGIYYGGINGAAWAVLANKVFAVLLAQYTFNKLLSLKISSMEFCKALATPVLATLGSAVVAYTLLWYDINYIVAALIIILVYAALIWLRMKSEILATIRDFRKAKEQPELIVGA; from the coding sequence ATGAGCAACTCAAAAAGCCAAGTCATTAAGGGGGTATTCTGGAGTGGTTTACAGCTGGTTATTAATCAGTCACTAACATTCGCCATCAGGCTTGTGCTGGCCAAAATACTTTTTCCGGAGCAGTTCGGCGTCGTAGGAATGGCTACTGTTTTCACCGGTTTTGTCCAGGTTCTAAATGACATTGGTATTGGTGCAGCCCTTATACAACGGAAAGATCAAAACCTAAGAAATGCCCATTTCCACACTGCATTTTGGACAGGAGTGCTATGGTCTACGTCACTATACCTGCTGATCAGTTTTGGGTTGTCCGGTTTTGTAGCTTCATACTATAACGAACCAATCATAAAGGATCTCATCCCTGTTCTCAGTCTTGGTATTCTTTCAAGCCCTATTAATTTAGTTCATAAAGCGCAGTTAACTAAGCAAATGAACTTTAAAAAGATGGCTTTTATAGATAATATAGCCAACGTCACTTCCGGAGTCATCTCGCTGATCCTTGCTTTTGCAGGATTTGGCATCTGGTCGCTTGCATTTAATTCTGTGGCCTCTATTGTTATCGCAATGCCATTATATTTCTGGGCAACGAAGTGGACTCCCAAATTCATTTGGGAGACTTTGGCCTTTAAAGAGATTTTCGGATTCGGAATGCTCACAACTTTGACAAGCATTGTTAATTATATAATTGGCAATATCGACTATCTTATCATTGGCAAATTACTAAATGCTACCTTATTAGGTTCTTACACATTGGCATTTGTATTAACTGATACTTTTCGAAATAGGTTGACAACAGTAATGAATACAGTACTTTATCCACTGTATGGAAAAAAACAAAACGACTCCTCTGCGGTAAAGCGATACTACTTAAAAGTGATTGAATACAATTGTATTATAATATATCCTATTATGCTATACTTTGTTGTATTCAGCGGACCATTTATATACCAAGTATTTGGAAGTAAATGGGTTGACACCATCGACCCATTAAAAATACTTGCCGGTTCAGTTTTGTTTTCTATGATGGTAAATAGCAATACCGTGCTGATAAGAGGATTGGGCTTCGCTAAATTAGAACTACAATTGCAAATAGTAAAAGCATTGATCTTTTTACCGTCATTGGCTTTTGGAATCTACTACGGGGGAATTAATGGAGCAGCCTGGGCAGTTTTAGCAAATAAAGTGTTTGCGGTTTTATTAGCGCAGTACACCTTCAATAAGTTGCTAAGTCTGAAAATTTCCTCAATGGAATTTTGCAAAGCATTAGCGACACCCGTTCTTGCTACCCTTGGTTCCGCAGTGGTTGCTTATACCCTTTTATGGTATGACATAAATTATATCGTTGCAGCGCTCATTATAATACTAGTTTATGCAGCATTGATTTGGCTAAGGATGAAATCCGAAATTTTAGCTACTATTCGAGACTTCAGGAAAGCAAAAGAGCAGCCCGAACTGATAGTTGGGGCTTGA
- the gmd gene encoding GDP-mannose 4,6-dehydratase, with amino-acid sequence MSKIALITGVTGQDGAYLTELLLSKGYTVHGIKRRSSLFNTDRIDHLYEDPHVTDARFKLHYGDLTDSMNLTRIIQEVQPDEIYNLAAMSHVQVSFEIPEYTANADGIGTLRILEAVRLLGLTKKTKIYQASTSELYGLVQAVPQSETTPFYPRSPYAVAKMYAYWITVNYREAYGMFASNGILFNHESPLRGETFVTRKITRAAAKIVLGLQDCLYMGNIDAQRDWGHAKDYVEAMYLILQQDTSEDFVIATGVTTRVREFIRKTFAFLGVELQFTGAESDEIGTIASVDSSRLSELGVANGPHLQLGTTVLKIDPRYYRPTEVELLIGDPTKSQEKLGWKPKHTLDTLIEDMASSDLRLFQKDQLLLKEGFGVMNFFE; translated from the coding sequence ATGTCAAAAATAGCGTTGATCACTGGTGTAACCGGACAGGATGGTGCATATCTTACTGAGCTTTTGTTAAGCAAAGGATATACCGTGCATGGCATTAAGAGACGGAGTTCTCTTTTCAATACTGATCGTATCGATCACCTTTATGAAGATCCACACGTCACTGACGCTAGATTCAAATTGCATTATGGTGATTTGACAGACTCCATGAACTTGACACGCATAATCCAGGAAGTGCAACCGGACGAAATTTATAATTTGGCGGCAATGAGCCACGTGCAGGTAAGTTTTGAAATACCAGAATATACAGCAAATGCTGATGGTATAGGAACGCTTCGAATCTTAGAAGCTGTCAGACTTTTGGGCTTGACTAAAAAAACTAAAATTTACCAGGCGTCAACGTCCGAACTTTATGGCTTAGTGCAGGCTGTCCCTCAGTCTGAGACAACCCCATTCTATCCAAGATCACCCTATGCAGTTGCAAAAATGTACGCATACTGGATCACCGTGAATTACAGAGAAGCTTACGGAATGTTTGCTTCTAATGGAATTCTGTTTAATCACGAATCTCCATTAAGAGGCGAAACGTTTGTTACCCGCAAAATTACCCGCGCCGCAGCCAAAATTGTATTGGGGCTGCAGGATTGCCTGTATATGGGAAATATAGACGCCCAGAGAGATTGGGGACATGCGAAAGACTATGTCGAAGCCATGTATTTGATACTTCAGCAGGATACATCAGAAGATTTTGTTATTGCGACCGGCGTTACTACCCGTGTTAGAGAATTTATCAGGAAGACATTCGCGTTCCTTGGTGTTGAACTACAATTCACAGGCGCGGAATCTGATGAAATTGGTACAATAGCATCTGTGGATAGTTCTCGGTTGTCAGAACTTGGCGTTGCAAATGGCCCTCACTTGCAGCTTGGTACAACGGTGTTAAAAATAGATCCAAGATATTACCGTCCGACAGAGGTTGAACTGCTTATTGGCGACCCAACTAAGTCACAGGAAAAATTGGGATGGAAGCCAAAACATACTTTGGATACATTAATAGAAGATATGGCATCGTCAGATCTTCGCTTATTTCAAAAGGATCAGTTGCTGTTGAAAGAAGGTTTCGGCGTAATGAATTTCTTTGAATGA
- the fcl gene encoding GDP-L-fucose synthase, producing the protein MDKLSKIYVAGHRGMVGSAITRALRKNGFENILTRTSSELDLRSQAAVADFFSQEKPDYVFLAAAKVGGIVANNTYRADFIYENLMIEANIIHQAHLNNVIKLMFLGSSCIYPKMAPQPLKEEYLLTGVLEETNEPYAIAKIAGIKLCEAYRDQYNCDFISVMPTNLYGYGDNYHLNNSHVLPALIRKFHTAKEENQPFVTAWGTGSPMREFLFADDLADACLFLMRTYSGKEFVNIGTGQDLSIKDLTTLVAQAVGYEGEIRWDTSKPDGTPRKLMDVSTLHGLGWQHTIQLKEGIDLAYNDFLQNQELYAVN; encoded by the coding sequence ATGGACAAATTATCTAAAATATATGTAGCTGGCCATAGAGGCATGGTTGGGTCAGCCATTACGAGAGCATTACGGAAAAATGGATTTGAGAATATTCTAACCCGTACCTCTTCGGAGTTAGATTTGCGTAGCCAAGCAGCGGTTGCAGATTTTTTCTCCCAAGAGAAGCCTGATTACGTGTTTTTGGCAGCGGCAAAAGTTGGTGGAATTGTGGCGAACAACACCTATAGAGCTGACTTCATTTATGAAAACTTAATGATCGAGGCTAACATCATTCATCAAGCTCATTTGAATAATGTTATTAAGCTTATGTTTTTGGGTTCTTCCTGCATTTATCCCAAAATGGCTCCTCAACCTTTAAAAGAAGAGTATCTGCTTACAGGAGTTTTGGAAGAAACGAATGAACCTTATGCAATCGCTAAGATTGCGGGAATAAAACTATGTGAAGCGTATCGAGATCAATATAACTGTGACTTTATTAGTGTAATGCCTACAAATTTGTACGGCTATGGTGATAATTATCATTTAAATAATTCGCATGTATTACCGGCTTTAATCCGGAAATTTCATACAGCGAAAGAAGAAAACCAACCTTTTGTGACAGCGTGGGGTACAGGTTCGCCTATGAGGGAGTTTTTATTTGCCGATGATCTTGCAGACGCTTGCTTATTTTTGATGCGGACTTACAGCGGCAAAGAATTTGTAAACATTGGTACCGGGCAAGACCTTTCAATAAAGGACCTAACTACACTAGTTGCACAAGCTGTGGGTTATGAAGGAGAAATAAGATGGGATACATCGAAACCTGATGGTACGCCTAGAAAATTGATGGATGTATCTACCCTACATGGGCTAGGTTGGCAACACACAATCCAACTAAAAGAAGGAATAGATCTGGCATACAATGATTTTTTACAGAATCAAGAGTTGTACGCTGTTAACTGA
- a CDS encoding GumC family protein: protein MNNQSSEFHQDQIDEQGKKFDLHSYIRGYVRYWFLFPICLALALISAFFFLQITQPVYLAKAKLLIKDDQKGISGSGNDIIEEMAQFGGNKLVENEIEILKSQSLMEQTIRELSLDINYETTDGLKTIDLYKQSPIIIKPELISEFAYENPLVIHVIDNESFSINDETNKYKFGQKFRNPWGLFSIQKGAESTFKDVDVTFKDVKTLTGILLKRLEILKPNQKSTVLELSFEDTSIQRGKDVLNKLLDVYVQSSLNDKNSEASNTLKFIESRLGLITGELGDVEKDVESYKKNQGLTDISAESNLYLQNIKENDAQLNDVNIKISVLESVDNYIKNAGDGSPAPATYMINDPILVSLLTRYNDLQIQREKYAQTTQASNPLLGTINTQIANTRQAIRENVQNLKRGLDVTKSSLEGVNARFSAGLRSIPQKEREYVGIKRQQSIKEGLYLYLLQKREETALGYAATVTDSRLVDAPIASFVPIKPKRLIVWAGATAAGILVPLLLINLLLLLNNTVQNREEVESTTKTSVLGEIGLMKTTKDQPGEDAIIKMTSRSAVAEQFRALRTNLQYLGDGNCRTIMFTSSIGGEGKSFVSINLAASLAYSDKRVLLIGLDLRKPTLHERLLVSNKTGASNCLIGQGTPQDFIQPSGVHPKFDVLTSGPIPPNPSELISNGRLPILLKELREQYDYILIDSPPFGLVTDSSLIEKYVDATLYLVRFNYTLLDHLKRIGDLQRAQRFTNLSIIFNGVKYGGGYGYGYGYGGYGYGYYGDEPESKIQTIETKLRKMITRS, encoded by the coding sequence ATGAATAATCAAAGTAGCGAATTCCATCAAGATCAAATTGATGAGCAAGGGAAGAAATTTGACCTTCATTCCTATATCAGAGGCTATGTTAGATATTGGTTTTTGTTCCCGATTTGCTTAGCACTAGCGCTTATATCAGCATTCTTTTTTCTTCAAATCACACAGCCAGTCTATTTAGCTAAAGCTAAACTCCTCATCAAAGACGATCAAAAGGGAATTTCTGGAAGCGGAAATGATATCATAGAGGAAATGGCTCAATTTGGTGGAAACAAATTGGTAGAAAATGAGATTGAAATCCTTAAATCTCAATCATTAATGGAACAGACCATCAGGGAATTATCTCTGGACATTAATTACGAGACTACCGACGGCCTAAAAACGATTGATTTATACAAACAAAGTCCAATCATTATAAAGCCTGAGCTGATTTCGGAATTTGCTTATGAAAATCCATTGGTAATTCATGTTATAGACAATGAATCGTTTTCTATAAATGATGAGACAAACAAATATAAATTCGGTCAAAAATTTCGCAATCCGTGGGGTTTGTTCTCAATACAAAAGGGAGCAGAGTCCACTTTTAAAGATGTCGATGTTACCTTCAAAGATGTTAAAACCCTGACTGGCATCCTTTTGAAAAGGCTTGAAATATTAAAACCTAATCAAAAAAGTACCGTTCTGGAGCTAAGTTTTGAGGACACCTCCATACAGCGCGGCAAGGACGTCTTGAACAAGTTATTGGATGTATATGTACAATCGTCCCTTAATGATAAGAATAGCGAAGCTAGCAACACCTTGAAATTTATTGAAAGCAGATTAGGTCTGATAACCGGGGAATTAGGAGATGTTGAAAAGGATGTTGAATCCTATAAAAAAAATCAAGGACTCACAGACATAAGTGCTGAGTCTAATCTTTATCTGCAAAACATTAAAGAAAACGACGCGCAACTTAATGATGTAAATATTAAGATTAGCGTTTTAGAAAGTGTTGATAATTATATAAAAAATGCTGGTGACGGTTCGCCTGCTCCTGCTACCTATATGATTAACGATCCTATACTTGTCTCACTTTTGACGAGATATAACGACTTGCAAATTCAGAGAGAAAAATATGCTCAGACAACTCAGGCAAGCAATCCGCTACTAGGTACAATTAATACTCAAATTGCAAATACCCGGCAAGCTATAAGAGAAAATGTTCAGAACCTGAAACGCGGATTGGATGTAACTAAGAGCAGTTTAGAGGGTGTTAACGCCCGCTTCTCTGCAGGACTTCGTAGTATTCCGCAAAAAGAACGTGAGTATGTTGGCATTAAGCGTCAACAAAGTATTAAAGAGGGTCTATATCTCTACCTCCTTCAAAAGAGAGAGGAGACTGCATTGGGATATGCTGCAACTGTAACGGATAGCAGATTAGTTGATGCGCCAATCGCGTCTTTTGTTCCGATAAAACCAAAAAGACTAATTGTGTGGGCTGGTGCTACTGCGGCGGGTATACTTGTTCCCTTGTTGCTCATCAATTTACTCTTACTACTAAACAATACAGTACAGAATCGGGAAGAAGTAGAAAGCACAACAAAAACTTCTGTGCTGGGGGAAATAGGTCTGATGAAGACTACCAAGGATCAACCTGGCGAGGATGCGATTATTAAAATGACAAGCCGAAGTGCTGTTGCAGAACAATTCAGGGCTCTCCGCACCAACTTGCAATATTTGGGGGATGGAAATTGCAGAACTATCATGTTCACATCATCCATTGGCGGTGAGGGTAAAAGCTTCGTTAGTATAAATCTTGCCGCGAGTTTAGCTTATTCTGACAAACGAGTTCTCTTGATTGGATTAGATTTAAGAAAACCTACCCTTCACGAGCGTCTGCTGGTTTCAAATAAAACTGGGGCCTCCAATTGCCTAATTGGCCAGGGAACGCCGCAGGACTTCATTCAACCAAGTGGAGTTCATCCAAAGTTCGATGTTCTGACAAGTGGTCCGATCCCTCCTAATCCGTCTGAGCTTATCAGTAACGGCCGACTTCCGATTCTGTTGAAAGAGCTTCGTGAGCAGTACGATTACATTTTGATCGATTCGCCTCCTTTCGGTCTTGTAACAGATTCGTCTCTGATTGAGAAATACGTAGATGCCACATTATATCTGGTGCGTTTTAATTACACTCTGCTGGATCATTTAAAGCGAATTGGCGATTTGCAAAGAGCCCAACGATTTACCAATCTTTCTATAATCTTTAACGGTGTTAAATACGGTGGTGGATATGGATACGGATATGGATATGGTGGATATGGATATGGATATTATGGCGATGAGCCAGAAAGCAAAATCCAGACCATTGAAACAAAATTGAGGAAAATGATCACAAGGAGTTAG
- a CDS encoding polysaccharide biosynthesis/export family protein has translation MILRTKRFSQITFILLFAFIAMIAGTTSCVSPKSIVYFQGDTLRYSASKIQQNYVPKIASSDMLSIIVGSLSPEANSIFNAANEFSTTSISYGTGSNNARQPFGYLVDSEGNIELPLVGKIHVEGLKMQAAADTIRNRLLVYLKEPSVNIKNINFKVSVLGEVNRPAVYVIPDEKITLPEVLSLAGDLTIYGRRNNIMIIREEMGERQYARIDLTSRDIFESPFYNLHKNDVIYVEPIKARMNTTDRTIQLAPLFLSVITALTLVIYRLR, from the coding sequence ATGATCTTACGCACTAAGCGATTCTCTCAAATCACATTCATTTTACTTTTTGCTTTTATTGCGATGATCGCAGGAACAACATCCTGTGTGTCTCCCAAGTCGATTGTATATTTCCAAGGCGATACGTTGCGCTACTCAGCGTCGAAAATTCAGCAGAATTACGTCCCCAAAATTGCTTCAAGTGACATGCTCTCAATTATTGTCGGAAGCTTGAGCCCTGAGGCTAACTCAATATTTAATGCGGCAAATGAGTTTTCTACAACATCTATCAGCTATGGAACCGGAAGTAATAATGCGAGACAACCTTTCGGCTATCTTGTCGACAGTGAGGGTAATATCGAGCTTCCCTTGGTGGGCAAAATTCATGTAGAAGGATTAAAAATGCAGGCCGCTGCTGATACCATCCGTAACAGATTGTTGGTTTATCTGAAGGAACCTTCAGTCAACATTAAAAATATAAATTTCAAAGTTTCAGTTTTGGGAGAGGTCAACCGCCCTGCGGTTTATGTGATTCCTGATGAAAAAATTACATTACCAGAGGTTCTGAGTTTGGCAGGTGATCTCACGATCTATGGGAGACGCAATAATATAATGATCATCCGAGAGGAAATGGGTGAGCGTCAATATGCGAGAATTGACTTAACATCTCGGGATATATTTGAATCCCCTTTTTATAATTTGCATAAGAACGATGTAATTTATGTTGAGCCGATAAAAGCTCGTATGAATACGACCGATAGGACAATTCAGTTGGCCCCTTTGTTCCTCAGTGTGATAACCGCACTAACACTTGTTATTTATAGATTAAGATAA